The genomic segment CTCGGGCAGGCGCCTCGGACCCTCCGTGTCCGGGGGAGGCCCCGGGCGTCGATCGCGCGCAGACCGGCCCCGGTCGCCGGGAATCCTTCTATCTATTGGGCCCGCGCCGCGACCCCGCCAACACAACGCCTATATAGCGCACCGTTCATGTCGCGTCGCCCCCCAGGGCAAGGTTTCCCCGCCTTAACTCAGCCTGGCTAGAGTGCCTGACTGTAGAAGGACCGCCCCCGCGACTCAACGTCGCGGCGGCATCGCACTCTCCGCGAGCCCTTCCTCGCTGTCTTGCAGACATCAGGAAGTCCCCGGTTCAAATCCGGGAGGCGGGACTCTCATCGCCCATCGAGGGCGCGATTTCCCTCTGCCACTCCGCGTCTCCGGAAGGCTATAAGTCGATGACCGGCGGGAGCGGCCCGCATGGTCGAGGCGTTCGCGGTCGGGGCGTGCGCGGATCTGGGGCTTTTCGATCCGGGGGCGAAGGATCACGGCGTCGGCCGCTTCGCGAAGACGAGCGCTCGCGTCGTGGATTGGCTCGTCCTCATGGAGGACCGGCAGCCGGATTTCTTCCACGGCTGGCGCGGGTACGATCCCGCCGCCGAGGTGCCGCTCAACCGGCACGGACCGCGAAGCGACCGGTGGACGGAACGCGACCTCAAGGGTCTCGTCGCGAGCCTCAAGGCCGAAGGGATCCGGCCCTACCTCGGATACTGGATCCACGAATGCCGCTGGGTGGACGAGGAGGAGCCGGGCCTGCTCATGCGCGACGCGCGGGGCGAGACCTGGCAGAACCTCGCGCTGAGGAACGCCGACTTCAACCCCTTGAAGCGGCTGAAGGACGGCCGACCCTACGCCGCGTTCGCGGCGGACCGCTGGCGCGGCCTTGCGGCGGCCTTCGGCTTCGACGGCCTCTTCCTCGGCGACGGAGCCATGGGCTTCCGCCAGCACGGCCACGACCTGCGCGGCCTCACGACGTTCGACTATTCGGACGCATGGCTCGCCGAATTCGCGGCGAGCGCGAACGCGGTTCCGCACGAAGGATGCCTTCTCGGCGACGAACGCGCGAGCGTCCCGGACCGCGCGCGCGACGTGCAGACGCGGCACTGGCGCGAATGGATCGCGTTCAACGTGCGTCGCTGGACCGACTTCTACGGTGAGATGGCGGCGGCGGTGCACGCGACGGGCGGCCGGCTTGCGGCCTACAACGTGATGAACTACGACCCCGCGATGGCGCTCGTGCATGGCATCGACTACCGCGCGCTTGCCGGAGCGGGGCTCGATCACCTCGTGTTCCAGTCTTATGACTACGCCTGGGGACCGAACGGCCCGTTCGGATTCCTCAACATGACGCGGAAGGATCTCGCGACGAACGCGCGCGCGTTCCTCGCGACCCGCGCGGCGCTCGGGCACCAGACGAAAACGCGGCTGTCCTACACGACGGAGACGAGCGACTCGGTCGAGCATTGGGCGGCCCCGATCGCCCACACGATCGGCGAGGTCCACGCGATGGGCGGCGCCCGCAGCTTCGACGGGACGCGGTGGCGGCCCGCCGCGGACGAGACGTTCGTTGTCTGGGCGAACGACGTTCCGGAGGCTCACTGGCGGGCGCTCGCCCGCGCGTGGCGCGAAAGCGTCCGCGGCGCGGAACCGGAAGGCCCCGTCCTCGTCTGGCGCGAGCGCGATCACGAAGCCCTCGTCGACGAGGCCCCGATCCTCGCGGACGTCGAGGCGCTCTACGCGCCGCTCGACCGGCTCCCGACGCTCGAGGGCGAGGACGCCGCGGCGGTGCCGGGCGGGATCGTCCTCGAGCGGGACGTCGCGAAGCTCGCCCCCCGTCTCCGGGCCGGCGCGCGACGCGGTTAGGACCGGGACGCCGCCCAGGCCGCGAGGACTTCCGCGACGCCCTTGCCGCCCTCGCCGCGGGTGACGTGCTCCGCGGCGGCGGCGAGCTCGGGGACCGCGTTCGCGACCGCGATGCCCACGGCCGCCGTTTCGAGAAGGCTCACGTCGTTCTCTCCGTCGCCGATCGCGAACACCTCGGACGGATCGATCTTGAGGAGGTCGAGCGCCCGGAGGAGCCCTCGCGCCTTCCCGACGCCGGGCGGGAGCGCCATCAAACTCTCGCGGTTCCGCTCGAACGTCGCTTCGATCCCTCCCTCGGCGGCCGCGGCGCGGGCGGCCTGCTCGTGCTCGGCGTCGAGGCTTCCCATGGAAGCGTGCCACCGCACCTCGATGCCCGCCGCCGCAAGCGCCTCGCGGAGGCCTGCGGGCGTGGGCTCGATCTCCACGCTTCCGCCGGGCGCGCTCACGACGGCGCCGTTCTCCGCGACGAACGCGCTCGCGGCCCTGCCGAGGGCGTGCTCGAGGAACGCGAGGTCGCGCCCCGACACCACGATGATCGCAAGGCCCTTCTTGCGGGCCTCGACCAGGGCCTCGACGGTCGCGGGCCAGAGGACGAGCGCCGGGTCCGTGAGGGTCCGGTCGTAATCGACGGCGAGCGCGCGCATCGGCGCGAGGGCCGCCGCGAGGCCGCCCGTTTTCGCGGGCATCAGCTCACCCGTGGGACCACCTCCCGCGAGCGGTCGAGGGCGCGCGCGAGGGCGCGCGAGCCTTCGTCGACGGTGACCGCGGACGTTGTCGCGAGGCCGCCACGTCCGAGCGCGTCGGCAAGCGACGCGTCCGCGAATATCTCGCACACGACGTCCGCGAGCGCATCGGCGTTTGCGGGGTCGACGACGAAGCCGTTCGACCCGTCGCGGACGAGCTCCGCGATCCCCGCCCCGGCGGAGACGACGACGGGCTTGCCGTAGAGCCAGGCCTCGACGACGGCGAGGCCGAACCCTTCCCGGAGGCTCGGAAGCGCCGCGACGTCCGCGCGGCCGTAGGCGGCCGGGATGTCGCGGGTCGCGACGTGGCCCGTGAATGTGACGCGGGACCGGACGCCGAGCGCGTCGGCGAGGGCCTCGAGGTGCGCGCGCCACTTCTGGCCCTTGGACAGCCCGAGCCCGCCCTTCGTGCTCGACGAGAACGAGCCGTTGCCGACGAGCACGAGCCGGGCGCGGGGCTCCCGCGCGAGGATCGCCGGCATGGCCTTCACGAGCCTGTCCTGGCCTTTCATGGGGTCCATGCGGGCGACCGCGAGAAGGACGCGGTCGGACGGCGCGATGCCGAAACGGGCCGAGAACTCCTCCACCTCCTTGGGCGACGGCTCGGGATAGCCCGCGGGGTCGAGGAACGGATACACGCGCGCGATGCGACCTGCGTAGCCCGAGGCCGCGAGCACACGGGCGTACCGGTCGGTGCTCACGACGACGGAGGCGTAGGGCGAGAGGTGGCCCGCGAAGAAGCGTCGCCACGTCTCGGGGATCTCCTCCGTGAACGGCGTGTGCAGATGGAAGACGGAGGGCGCATCGTCGAGGGCCCCGCCGACGAGCATCTGCTGGAAGTCGTTGACGTAATGAAGCCCGAACGGGTCCTCTCGACCCCGTCGCGCGATCGCGGCGGCGCTCGCGCCGTTGTACGCGACGAAACCCTCCCAATCGTTCGCGCGCGGACCCGCGAACACCGCGGGGTCCGGGGGGGCCTCGGGGAGACCGTTCAGGACCTGCCACAGCGATTCCTTGGCGCGCGCGTAGCGGCGGCGCACGACCTCGGGGACCTCGATGAAGCGCAGGATCACGCCCCGGTGCGCGAGCGCCGGCGAAGGCGCCGCCGCCATCGAGAACCATTCCGGATCGCGGGCGACGCCCTCGTCGACCCACCGCTCGAGGAGCGGCAGAAGCATGCGCGTCACGCCGCCCGCGGTGAATCGGTACTGCTCGCCGCGGCGGAGACGGTCGAGGGGGAGGACGCCGTCGCGCGAGACGCCCGCGACGTCGCCGCGGAGGCGGACGAGCGGCGTCTGGGTATTGACGGCGAGATGACCCAGCTTGTTCGGCATCGAGCGGCGGTAACGCCGTCGATGCACATACGTTTGCCCCCGATCCTCGATCACGCTACGCGCAACTCTTTTCACACATGGGCGCCGTTCGCGAGGACACGAGGTTCCCAAGCTTGGAGAAACGCGCCGTCGCCGCACTTGACCATTACAAGTCCTTGAGCGAATACGGCGCCATCGGGGACTGCCGGAGCCTCGCCCTCGTCGGCGCCGACGGGTCGATCGACTGGTGGTGCGCGCCACGCTTCGACTCGCCCGCCATCTTCGCCGCGATCCTCGACCGTCACCGGGGCGGGCGCTTCCGCGTCGGACCGCAAGGGCCGTTCCACTCCGTCGTGAAGTACGTGCCTGGAACGAATGTCCTTTCGACGACGTTCCGCAGCGGCAAGGGCGCGCTCGAGGTCACAGACCTCATGCCGTTCCGCGGCCCGTCCCGGCTCGTGCGCATCGCGGAGGTGACGCAGGGCGAGGTCGATCTCGAGGTCGTCTACGCGCCGCGCCCCTTCTACGCGGAGGTCGTTCCGCGCATGGCCGTGAACGACGAGGGCGCGGTCGCCATGGCGCAGGGCTGCACGGTCGCGCTCCGCTCCACGCATCGCCTTGTTCGCGAGGGAACGGACGCCACGATGCGGATCCGGCTCGTCGAGGGCGAGGCGGCGGCCTTCGAGGTCCGCTTCCACGCGTTCGAACGGCGCGCGGGACGCGGACCGCTCACGCTCGACGAGGCCCGGCGCATGCGCGACGATACCGTCGAGCGATGGCAGAGCTGGTCCTCGCGGCGACGCTACCGCGGCCCCTACGAGCGCGAGGTCGAACGCAGCGCGCTCGTTCTCAAGATGCTCACGTACGAGCCGACCGGCGCGATGGTCGCGGCGGGCACGACGTCCATCCCGGAACGGGTGGGGGGCGTGCGCAACTGGGATTACCGCTTCGCGTGGGTGCGCGACGCGACGCTCGGCGTGCACGCGCTCCACGCGACGGGACACGCAGACGAGGCGGGTCAATACGTGCGATGGCTCGTGCGCGTCCTCGAGGCGACGAACGGGGAGCTGCGCGTGCTCTACGGCATCCGCGGCGAAACCGAGGTCCCGGAGCGGATCCTGCCGCACCTCGAAGGTTGGCGGCGCAGCGCGCCCGTGCGCATCGGAAACGCCGCGGCCGAGCAGCATCAGCTCGACATGTACGGAGAGCTCTTCATCGGCGCGCACGCGCTGCGGCGGCTCGGCAACACCACCGAGGAGCAGCATTGGCCCGTGTTCCGGCGTCTTGCCGATTGGGTCGCGGACCATTGGCGCGAGCCCGATTCGGGCATCTGGGAGATGCGCAGCGCGCCCAAGCATTTCGTCCTCTCGAAGGCGATGGCGTGGGCCGCCCTCGACCGCGCCGTGAAGGCCGCGCGCGAGGAGGGGCTCGACGGGGACGTCGCGCGATGGGAGCGGGAAGCGGCGGCGTGCCGCGCCGAGGCGCTCGAGCGCGGCTACGACGAGAAGCTTCGCGCCTTCTCGCAGGCGTACGAGGCGCCGGTGCTCGACGCCTCGAATCTCCTCCTGCCGCTCATCGGCTTCATTGACGCGCGCGACCCCCGCATGGCCTCCACGATCGACCGCGTGCTCGAGACCCTCACGGTGAACGGTCTCGTGTACCGCTACATCGAGGACACGGACGACGGCCTGCCCGGCCGCGAGGCGACCTTCGCGTACTGCACGTTCTGGCTTGTGGAGAACCTCGCGCTCCTCGGCCGGGTCGACGAGGCCCGCCGCATCTTCGACGGGATCCTCGCCCGCGCGAACCCGCTCGGGCTCTTCGCGGAGGAGGTCGATCCGCTCACGGGTGAGCTTCTCGGCAACTTTCCGCAGGCCTTTCCGCACATCGGACTCATCAACGCCGCGCTGAGGCTCGACGCGGCGTCGAGGAACGAACCACAAGCCCCAATCCCCACGGCCCGCGAGGCCGGGCGGTGAGGGACCCCGGCGCAAGCGCGGAGGCCGGACGGACGACGAGCCTGGACCGCGGACGCGGTCTCGCGGCGCTTGCGGCCGCGCTCGAGGGGCTCGACGGCCTCGCGTTCCCCGCGACCAAGGAGGCCATCCTCGCCTCGGCGGGCGCGGTGGAGGTCGTGGTGGGCCGCGGCGTGACGCTCACGCTCGCGTCGCTTCTCGAAAACCTGAATCCCGAGGTCTACTCCTCGCCCGCGCACGTCCGCGAGGCCGTCGCGCTGAGCTGGAACGACTTCGCCGACGTGCACCCGCCGGAAGGCGGCGGTTGACCGGAGCCCCGGCTCACGCAAGCGGGGATGAAAGAGAAGAGAGGGCCCCTTGCGGGGCCCGGTCCCGGCTTCAGGCGAGGACCATCACGGACGCGGCCGTGTTGTCGCGGAAGCACTGCCCCTTCACGTAGGACTGGTAGGTGCAGTCGTTCCTCGAGTCCGGGTTCGGCTCGCACGAGTTCGTCGGGTCGTTCGTCTCGCCGACGCCCTGACCCGTGGTGATGCCCGCGGTGTGGACGGCGCCCGCGAGCCAGTTGCCGCAGACTTCCTTGCGGAAGACCCGGTTGTCCATCTCGTCGTCGACGTTGATGGGCCCCACGCCGGCGACGGCCGGCGTCGTGAGGTCCTTGAAGATCTGGTCCGAGTTGTCGCGCAGGTACACGCTCGCCGTGCCCTGGCC from the Candidatus Thermoplasmatota archaeon genome contains:
- a CDS encoding glycoside hydrolase family 15 protein, encoding MEKRAVAALDHYKSLSEYGAIGDCRSLALVGADGSIDWWCAPRFDSPAIFAAILDRHRGGRFRVGPQGPFHSVVKYVPGTNVLSTTFRSGKGALEVTDLMPFRGPSRLVRIAEVTQGEVDLEVVYAPRPFYAEVVPRMAVNDEGAVAMAQGCTVALRSTHRLVREGTDATMRIRLVEGEAAAFEVRFHAFERRAGRGPLTLDEARRMRDDTVERWQSWSSRRRYRGPYEREVERSALVLKMLTYEPTGAMVAAGTTSIPERVGGVRNWDYRFAWVRDATLGVHALHATGHADEAGQYVRWLVRVLEATNGELRVLYGIRGETEVPERILPHLEGWRRSAPVRIGNAAAEQHQLDMYGELFIGAHALRRLGNTTEEQHWPVFRRLADWVADHWREPDSGIWEMRSAPKHFVLSKAMAWAALDRAVKAAREEGLDGDVARWEREAAACRAEALERGYDEKLRAFSQAYEAPVLDASNLLLPLIGFIDARDPRMASTIDRVLETLTVNGLVYRYIEDTDDGLPGREATFAYCTFWLVENLALLGRVDEARRIFDGILARANPLGLFAEEVDPLTGELLGNFPQAFPHIGLINAALRLDAASRNEPQAPIPTAREAGR
- a CDS encoding glycosyltransferase family 4 protein encodes the protein MPNKLGHLAVNTQTPLVRLRGDVAGVSRDGVLPLDRLRRGEQYRFTAGGVTRMLLPLLERWVDEGVARDPEWFSMAAAPSPALAHRGVILRFIEVPEVVRRRYARAKESLWQVLNGLPEAPPDPAVFAGPRANDWEGFVAYNGASAAAIARRGREDPFGLHYVNDFQQMLVGGALDDAPSVFHLHTPFTEEIPETWRRFFAGHLSPYASVVVSTDRYARVLAASGYAGRIARVYPFLDPAGYPEPSPKEVEEFSARFGIAPSDRVLLAVARMDPMKGQDRLVKAMPAILAREPRARLVLVGNGSFSSSTKGGLGLSKGQKWRAHLEALADALGVRSRVTFTGHVATRDIPAAYGRADVAALPSLREGFGLAVVEAWLYGKPVVVSAGAGIAELVRDGSNGFVVDPANADALADVVCEIFADASLADALGRGGLATTSAVTVDEGSRALARALDRSREVVPRVS
- a CDS encoding HAD family hydrolase, translated to MPAKTGGLAAALAPMRALAVDYDRTLTDPALVLWPATVEALVEARKKGLAIIVVSGRDLAFLEHALGRAASAFVAENGAVVSAPGGSVEIEPTPAGLREALAAAGIEVRWHASMGSLDAEHEQAARAAAAEGGIEATFERNRESLMALPPGVGKARGLLRALDLLKIDPSEVFAIGDGENDVSLLETAAVGIAVANAVPELAAAAEHVTRGEGGKGVAEVLAAWAASRS